From one Anaerococcus prevotii DSM 20548 genomic stretch:
- a CDS encoding class I SAM-dependent methyltransferase, whose protein sequence is MSEILKIDNDLDRNEELYKVFDEDKRLKSRTGLVEKITTLTEIEKLISSDSKILDVGAGTGAYTLPLGQKACEIVALEPSSSNFKLLESKSKALANIKVYNKSSYDLKDLESDYFDIVLLFGPMYHLSRKEDRMDVLRQAKRVCKDDGYILISFINHDTVLISETINYNTNIFSSDSYISEKQRLIDRPFVFFKLKEAKEMIEKSGLTIKEIVSSDGFSEILSQKLEEMTEKSFNNYLAFHLNNCKNPETLGASNHLLFVCENKK, encoded by the coding sequence ATGAGCGAGATTTTAAAAATTGATAACGACTTAGATAGGAACGAAGAATTATATAAGGTATTTGATGAAGATAAACGCCTTAAATCAAGAACTGGTCTTGTAGAAAAAATAACTACTTTAACAGAAATAGAAAAACTAATTAGTTCAGACTCAAAAATCCTTGATGTTGGTGCTGGAACTGGAGCCTACACCCTTCCATTAGGTCAAAAAGCTTGTGAGATAGTAGCCCTTGAGCCATCATCTTCAAATTTCAAACTTTTAGAGTCTAAGTCAAAAGCCCTTGCCAACATAAAAGTCTATAATAAGTCCTCTTATGACTTAAAAGATCTAGAATCAGATTATTTTGATATAGTGCTTTTATTTGGGCCAATGTATCACCTATCAAGGAAAGAAGACAGAATGGATGTCCTTAGACAGGCAAAAAGAGTGTGCAAAGATGATGGTTATATATTAATATCTTTTATAAATCACGACACAGTCTTAATAAGCGAAACTATTAACTACAACACAAATATTTTTTCAAGTGATTCATATATTAGTGAGAAACAAAGATTAATTGATAGGCCTTTTGTATTTTTCAAATTAAAGGAAGCAAAAGAAATGATTGAAAAATCAGGCTTAACTATAAAAGAAATAGTTTCAAGCGATGGATTTTCTGAGATTTTAAGTCAAAAATTGGAAGAAATGACGGAAAAATCATTTAATAATTATCTAGCCTTCCACCTTAATAATTGCAAAAATCCAGAAACACTAGGAGCTAGCAACCACTTACTTTTTGTGTGTGAGAACAAAAAATGA
- a CDS encoding GNAT family N-acetyltransferase, with product MNNIKLYIPKENELDFAKILLNDPLTMAYNKGYDLQFAGYDKTIGCIIHDRSFRKRRYDIYFFNPGDYFYAYIYDEDLKAFVGDVNFHPSSLGFRTRDIGIVIKNEYRGQGYGKAGLKLLIDKAFSFENIQYLHNNFEKTRTYAYKIHTDLGFRIIGVENNIVDLICEKKIN from the coding sequence ATGAATAATATAAAATTATATATACCAAAAGAAAATGAATTAGATTTTGCCAAAATTCTATTAAATGATCCTCTTACTATGGCTTACAACAAAGGATATGATCTGCAATTTGCTGGCTACGATAAGACCATAGGCTGCATAATTCACGATAGAAGCTTTCGGAAAAGACGGTATGATATTTATTTTTTTAATCCAGGTGATTATTTTTACGCCTATATCTATGATGAAGACTTAAAAGCATTTGTAGGTGATGTAAATTTTCATCCTTCAAGCTTAGGGTTTCGCACCAGGGATATAGGTATTGTAATTAAAAATGAGTATAGGGGACAGGGTTACGGTAAGGCTGGTCTTAAATTACTAATCGATAAGGCTTTTTCCTTTGAAAATATACAATATCTTCATAATAATTTTGAGAAAACACGAACATATGCTTATAAAATCCATACAGACCTAGGTTTTAGAATTATTGGCGTGGAAAATAATATAGTCGATTTAATTTGTGAAAAAAAGATAAATTAG
- the uraA gene encoding uracil permease has product MKNSKKIYKVEEKVPLKLLLPLSIQHTFAMFGASVLVPILFGINPGIVLLMNGIGTLLFILITKQKAPAYLGSSFAFLAPGTAIIANEGFQYAQGAFIVVGILGCILAYIIYKFGTSWIDVLLPPAAMGAVVALIGFELAGNTVTGGTIGANLMTDTASKKDFLVFFITLFTAIIGSVAFKGFFSTIPILISIVVGYIAAVFFGMVDFTPVREASLFTLPDFSAPKFSASAILAMLPVILVITSEHISHQVVTSNIIGRDLLKEPGLHRSIFADNFSSALSGFVGGVPTTTYGENIGVMAITGVYSVQVIGGAAVISIIMAFFGPLAAIIQTIPGNVIGGVTFLLYGMIGTSGIRLLVDQKVDYSKSINLVLTSVIFIAGLSGLSLKFGAIHLQGMVLASVVAVVLSAFMTLLKKLNLINQ; this is encoded by the coding sequence ATGAAAAATTCTAAAAAAATCTACAAAGTAGAAGAAAAAGTTCCATTAAAATTATTGTTACCCTTGTCGATCCAACATACTTTTGCAATGTTTGGCGCTAGTGTCTTAGTTCCTATTTTATTTGGCATTAATCCAGGTATCGTATTATTGATGAATGGTATCGGAACATTATTATTTATATTAATTACTAAACAAAAAGCACCTGCTTATTTGGGTTCTTCATTCGCATTTTTAGCTCCAGGTACAGCTATTATCGCAAATGAAGGTTTCCAGTATGCTCAGGGTGCTTTTATTGTGGTCGGAATTCTCGGCTGTATCTTAGCTTATATAATATATAAGTTTGGGACAAGTTGGATAGATGTTCTTCTTCCACCTGCAGCTATGGGAGCAGTTGTTGCTCTTATAGGTTTTGAGCTTGCTGGAAATACTGTAACAGGAGGAACAATTGGGGCCAATCTTATGACAGATACAGCTTCAAAGAAAGACTTTTTGGTCTTTTTTATAACATTATTTACAGCAATCATTGGATCAGTTGCCTTTAAGGGCTTCTTCTCAACAATTCCTATCTTGATCTCAATCGTGGTAGGATACATTGCTGCGGTATTTTTCGGAATGGTAGACTTTACTCCAGTAAGAGAAGCGAGCCTTTTTACCCTACCAGACTTCTCAGCTCCAAAGTTTTCTGCCAGTGCAATCCTTGCCATGCTTCCGGTAATCCTAGTAATTACAAGTGAACATATTTCTCACCAAGTTGTAACAAGTAATATCATAGGAAGAGATCTTTTAAAAGAGCCAGGTCTACACAGATCAATCTTTGCCGATAACTTCTCATCAGCCCTATCAGGATTTGTGGGTGGTGTTCCTACTACAACTTATGGAGAAAATATCGGGGTTATGGCTATCACAGGAGTTTATTCAGTCCAAGTTATTGGGGGAGCTGCAGTTATTTCGATAATCATGGCCTTCTTTGGACCTTTGGCTGCGATTATTCAGACTATTCCAGGAAATGTAATAGGAGGAGTAACCTTCCTTCTTTATGGAATGATAGGTACAAGTGGTATAAGACTCTTGGTAGATCAGAAGGTAGATTATTCCAAGTCAATCAACCTAGTCTTGACATCAGTAATATTTATAGCAGGTCTTTCAGGGCTTTCTTTAAAGTTTGGAGCAATCCACCTACAGGGAATGGTCCTAGCCTCAGTTGTGGCAGTTGTCCTATCTGCCTTTATGACCCTTCTTAAGAAATTAAATCTAATTAACCAGTAA